One segment of Chelmon rostratus isolate fCheRos1 chromosome 17, fCheRos1.pri, whole genome shotgun sequence DNA contains the following:
- the LOC121621103 gene encoding C1q-related factor, producing MLVLVLVVLIPVLVSSVGTDASHYEMLGTCRMVCDPYLNKGTPASSTSSTGLQAEAEALSDHSNVLPPSTLLQGPQGKPGRPGKPGPPGPPGEPGPPGPAGPPGDRGDQGRTGILGLGGNGAISTATYSTVPRVAFYAGLKNPHEGYEILKFDDVVTNLGNNYDGISGKFICSIPGTYFFIYHVLMRGGDGTSMWADLCKNGQVRASAIAQDADQNYDYASNSVILHLDAGDEVYIKLDGGKAHGGNNNKYSTFSGFILYAD from the exons ATGCTGGTCCTGGTGCTGGTGGTCCTCATCCCCGTGCTCGTCAGCTCTGTGGGTACAGATGCCAGCCACTATGAGATGCTGGGCACCTGTCGTATGGTGTGCGACCCCTACCTGAACAAGGGCACTCCGgccagcagcaccagctccaCCGGTCTCCAGGCTGAGGCAGAGGCGTTGAGCGACCACAGCAACGTGCTTCCACCCTCCACCTTACTGCAGGGCCCGCAGGGGAAGCCTGGCAGGCCAGGCAAGCCGGGACCACCCGGACCGCCGGGAGAACCGGGGCCACCAGGACCAGCTGGGCCTCCTGGTGACAGAGGGGATCAAGGAAGGACTGGGATTTTGGGTCTGGGGGGGAACGGAGCTATCAGCACAGCCACCTACAGCACGGTGCCTCGGGTGGCCTTCTATGCAGGGCTTAAGAACCCCCACGAAGGCTACGAGATCCTCAAGTTTGACGACGTGGTCACCAACCTTGGCAACAACTATGATGGCATTTCTGGCAAATTCATCTGCAGCATACCGGGCACATACTTCTTCATCTACCATGTGCTGATGAGAGGAGGGGACGGCACCAGCATGTGGGCAGACCTCTGCAAAAATGGTCAG GTTCGTGCCAGCGCCATCGCCCAAGACGCCGACCAGAACTATGACTACGCCTCCAACAGCGTCATCCTCCATCTGGACGCAGGGGACGAGGTTTACATCAAACTGGACGGAGGCAAAGCCCATGgaggcaacaacaacaagtacaGCACCTTCTCTGGCTTCATCCTCTACGCAGActga